A part of candidate division WOR-3 bacterium genomic DNA contains:
- a CDS encoding MBL fold metallo-hydrolase: MKIKRISSFYSVFYLVEFNEKKILIDSGSPFERRKINSLKEKLDYLLITHGHWDHIGNASFLQKNGTKIFIHERDYEFVKNKIIHLPPSKGTFYSNIVYFSLNFLKRFADFEVFERDNLKDLNGIYIIETPGHTYGSVTFKIENNYFIGDTLIGPNPFLKRPRISLFVEDKKILKKTLEILFELEGRFYPGHGPSFTSFELKKAKDFIWRELKER; encoded by the coding sequence TTGAAAATTAAAAGAATTTCTTCCTTTTATTCTGTTTTTTACTTAGTAGAATTTAATGAAAAAAAAATACTTATAGATTCAGGTTCACCATTTGAAAGAAGAAAAATAAATTCTCTTAAAGAAAAATTGGATTATTTACTTATAACACATGGTCACTGGGATCACATTGGAAATGCAAGCTTTTTGCAAAAAAATGGGACAAAAATTTTTATACATGAGAGGGATTATGAATTTGTAAAAAATAAAATCATTCATCTTCCACCATCAAAGGGCACTTTTTATTCAAACATAGTTTATTTTAGTTTAAATTTTTTAAAAAGATTTGCTGACTTTGAAGTTTTTGAAAGGGATAATTTAAAAGATTTAAATGGTATTTATATAATTGAAACACCAGGACACACATACGGTTCTGTTACTTTTAAAATAGAAAATAATTACTTTATTGGTGACACACTGATTGGTCCCAACCCTTTTTTAAAAAGACCAAGGATTTCTTTATTTGTTGAGGATAAAAAAATTTTGAAGAAAACTCTTGAAATTTTATTTGAACTTGAAGGAAGGTTTTATCCCGGGCATGGTCCTTCCTTCACATCATTTGAATTGAAAAAAGCAAAGGATTTTATATGGAGAGAATTAAAGGAAAGGTAA
- a CDS encoding SIS domain-containing protein: MIDLILSEIEESIEIKKKILNSATLINEAVKILNQTLLSGGKILICGNGGSAAQAQHFAAELVGKYRVEKRKGLAAIALTTDTSSLTAISNDIGFENVFSRQIEALGREGDSLIAISTSGKSENVNRACKKAKEMGIKIIYLTGDKNPPVHEICDVLINVPSNSTPRIQEVHELILHIFAFLIEKEVINRAK, encoded by the coding sequence ATGATAGACCTTATTTTATCCGAAATTGAAGAATCAATTGAAATTAAAAAAAAGATTTTAAACTCTGCCACCTTAATAAATGAGGCAGTAAAAATTCTAAATCAAACTCTATTAAGTGGTGGAAAGATTTTAATATGTGGAAATGGAGGTTCAGCTGCTCAAGCCCAACACTTTGCTGCTGAACTTGTTGGAAAATATAGGGTTGAAAAAAGAAAGGGACTTGCAGCAATTGCACTAACCACTGATACATCATCTCTTACAGCAATTTCTAATGACATAGGTTTTGAAAATGTTTTTTCAAGACAGATAGAGGCTTTAGGAAGAGAAGGTGATTCTTTAATAGCAATATCAACATCAGGAAAATCAGAGAATGTTAACAGAGCCTGTAAAAAGGCAAAGGAGATGGGAATAAAGATAATTTATCTTACAGGAGATAAAAATCCACCGGTTCATGAGATTTGCGATGTATTAATAAATGTTCCTTCAAATTCAACTCCAAGGATACAGGAAGTTCATGAATTGATACTCCATATTTTTGCCTTTTTAATTGAAAAAGAAGTAATAAATAGAGCAAAATAA
- a CDS encoding SAM-dependent methyltransferase codes for MERIKGKVISFKDFMKEALYGEKGFYTKKEFLTGERGDFVTPSNFSLPLILSLKKFIEEKGKELNTYEILEIGGGEGVFCENFLKIMKKIKYFFYEPSKNLLRVARERLKNLKEVIFLDSLKEIKNFKGFIIIIEVLDAFPFRRFVKMSGKIFEIMVDLENKKEILRRYDDNFLDYFMDKIPDNSVFEYSDDIIIFLKEIKDKIKDSFLIFLDYAESLNEIIKKGKGTARAFKKHSVSYNFYDEMGEKDITRTLNIDFLKKKFELSGYEIIEIKKLSDFLKDYLEEIFEYERILESKERLKLISQLNYLINPEAMGEIFKVFILRGSNP; via the coding sequence ATGGAGAGAATTAAAGGAAAGGTAATTTCCTTTAAAGATTTTATGAAAGAAGCTCTTTATGGTGAAAAAGGTTTCTATACAAAAAAAGAATTTTTGACAGGTGAAAGGGGTGATTTTGTAACACCTTCAAATTTTTCCTTACCCTTAATTCTATCCCTTAAAAAATTCATAGAAGAAAAAGGGAAAGAACTTAATACTTACGAAATTTTAGAAATAGGTGGTGGTGAGGGAGTATTCTGTGAAAATTTTTTGAAAATTATGAAGAAAATTAAATATTTTTTTTATGAACCTTCAAAAAATCTTTTAAGAGTTGCAAGAGAGAGACTTAAAAATTTAAAAGAGGTAATTTTTCTTGATTCTTTAAAAGAAATAAAAAATTTTAAGGGTTTTATAATAATTATAGAAGTTTTAGATGCTTTTCCTTTCAGAAGATTTGTTAAAATGAGTGGTAAAATATTTGAAATCATGGTTGACCTTGAAAATAAAAAAGAAATCCTTAGAAGGTATGATGACAATTTTTTAGATTACTTTATGGATAAAATACCTGATAATTCTGTTTTTGAATATTCAGATGATATTATAATTTTTTTAAAGGAAATTAAAGATAAAATTAAGGATTCTTTTTTAATTTTTTTAGATTACGCAGAAAGTTTGAATGAGATTATAAAAAAAGGAAAAGGAACAGCAAGGGCTTTTAAAAAACATTCTGTTTCCTATAATTTTTATGATGAAATGGGTGAAAAGGATATAACAAGGACTTTAAATATTGATTTTTTAAAGAAAAAATTTGAACTTTCAGGCTATGAAATTATTGAGATTAAAAAATTAAGTGATTTTTTGAAAGATTATTTAGAGGAAATTTTTGAATATGAAAGAATTCTTGAGAGTAAAGAAAGACTTAAACTAATCAGTCAATTAAATTACTTGATTAATCCCGAAGCCATGGGAGAAATTTTTAAGGTTTTTATTTTAAGAGGTTCAAATCCTTAA
- a CDS encoding DUF4388 domain-containing protein has translation MPIEGKLEELSLIDFLQILAMNRKTGKIKAINELKKEKNSAEIILKRGNLQLITIVGDDFLYTKIKQSGLLKDLQEDLKFNEKEILKIAYEKIKDLSPIIKILRMSNETRMFEILSWKKGEFRFDEIKDEGEVLPDPFSFDIQDILLESSRRLDEWEEISKKIPSYSLVPVLSEKWINEGASHLDLSPLEWKILSLVDGRRKIEDIMEEFRLPSIEVAKEIIRLHERGIIEFKEVDKALEEKAKREAEELFLKARDMIKKGKYLEAEAFLSKALSLYPDFIMAHLLLADLYFLLKNYRLASQEYYQVIRRDPHNPLGYYGMGFVRVKFGDLQGALKAWEKAYEYSTPDLKERIDRLLSLLRTLLLEIDKRKLLI, from the coding sequence ATGCCAATTGAAGGTAAACTTGAAGAACTTTCCCTTATTGATTTTTTGCAGATACTTGCTATGAACAGAAAAACAGGTAAGATTAAAGCTATAAATGAACTTAAAAAGGAGAAAAATTCTGCAGAGATTATTTTAAAGAGAGGTAATTTACAGCTTATAACAATAGTTGGTGATGATTTCTTATATACAAAAATAAAACAGTCAGGTCTTTTGAAAGATTTACAGGAAGATTTAAAATTTAATGAGAAAGAAATTTTAAAAATTGCCTATGAAAAAATTAAAGATCTTTCCCCAATTATAAAAATTTTAAGAATGTCTAATGAAACAAGAATGTTTGAAATTCTTTCCTGGAAAAAAGGAGAATTTAGGTTTGATGAAATAAAAGATGAAGGAGAAGTTTTGCCCGACCCCTTTTCTTTTGATATTCAGGATATTTTGCTTGAAAGTTCAAGAAGACTTGATGAATGGGAAGAAATTTCAAAAAAAATACCCTCCTATTCCCTTGTTCCAGTTTTATCAGAAAAATGGATTAATGAAGGTGCCTCTCATCTTGATCTTTCTCCTCTTGAATGGAAAATACTTTCCTTGGTAGATGGAAGGAGAAAAATTGAGGATATTATGGAAGAATTTAGATTGCCTTCTATTGAAGTAGCAAAGGAGATAATAAGATTACATGAAAGGGGTATTATAGAATTTAAGGAAGTGGATAAAGCTCTTGAGGAAAAAGCAAAAAGAGAGGCAGAAGAGCTTTTTTTAAAAGCAAGGGATATGATAAAAAAGGGTAAATATTTAGAGGCCGAAGCTTTTTTGAGTAAAGCTCTTTCCCTTTATCCTGATTTTATAATGGCTCACCTTCTTCTTGCTGATCTATATTTTCTTTTAAAAAATTATAGACTTGCATCACAGGAGTATTATCAGGTAATAAGAAGGGATCCACATAACCCCTTAGGTTACTATGGTATGGGTTTTGTAAGAGTTAAATTCGGAGACCTTCAGGGAGCACTTAAAGCATGGGAAAAAGCTTATGAATATTCAACTCCTGACTTAAAGGAAAGAATTGATAGACTTTTGTCCCTTCTAAGAACCTTACTTTTAGAAATTGATAAGAGAAAACTCTTAATATGA